In Leopardus geoffroyi isolate Oge1 chromosome D1, O.geoffroyi_Oge1_pat1.0, whole genome shotgun sequence, the genomic stretch cacagatcctgcttgggatgctctgtctccctctctctcttcctctctatctctctttcaaaaataaataaataaacattaaaactaccATGAGACACCCCTATACACCTGCTAAAATGTCTTCAGTTAAAAAGTGGGCCATgccaagtgttagtgaggatatgGAGGACTGAAAATTTCAAACACTACTGGTGaaagtgtaaaatggtacaaccactttggaaaacagtctggcactttcttaaaaagttaaaacatggggcacctggatggcttagttggttaagcatctgactttgactcaggtaatgatccggTGGCTCTTGACTTTgaatcccacgttgggctctgtgttgacagctcagaacttagagcctgcttcagattctgtgtctctgtctctctctgcccctcccccctctcaaaaataaaataaacataaaaaaattgggggggggggaggacacctgagtggctcagtcggttaagtgtcccacttcgcctcaggtcatgatctcacgggtttgtgagttgaagccctgtgttggactctgtgctgacagctcagagcctaaaacccagttcacattctgtctctgtggggGGGAGCCAGAAGATCAGGAGACCCAAAATTTTCACAGGGCTAGGATGCCACAGGTCTATTATGTCTTCTTTCTCACTCACACCCTTTCACATCACTCTTCTTCTGACCTCAAGAAGAACAGTAAACTATCTCTTAAACAGGACACAGAACTAACCATAAAAGGCAAAACTGATATAtcaaacttcatcaaaattaagaacatccactattggggcacctgggtggctcagtcagttaagcgtccaacttcagctcaggtcatgatcttggggggttcgtgggtttgagccccatgtcggtctctgtgctgacagctcagagcctggaacctgcttcaggttctgtgtctacctctctctctgcccctcccccactcatgctctgtctctctcaaaaataaacattaaaattaaaaaaaaatccactatcAAAAGATATCATTTAGAATAAGCAAGGCATAGTTTTGGAGATGAGAGATATAGAGAGATAGATTGACATACAGATGTGTGTatgcattatatatgtatgtattactgACATAATACTcgtacatgcacatatacatagtacacatacatttatacacTTACACATATAAGtatttaaatgtagaattttaaTTCCTTCAAGTCAATAGGAAAGCAGCTAACAACACTAGTTTTCAAATGACCAAAAGATTTGGGTAATTTCTTCACGGAAAAAGAtatccagggatgcctgggtggctcagtccattaagcatctgacttcagctcaggtcatgatctcagggttcatggtctcaagccctgtattgggctttgcactgtcagcacagagcctggagcctgctttagattctgtctctctctctctctctctctctctctctgcccctcctctgctcatgctcgctctctccctctctcaaaaataaataaacattaaaaaaaattttttaaagatatccaAACAGCCAATACACGTATTAAAAGGTGCTTgacatcaggaaaataaaaattaaaaggcattttCTTACACACACCAGAATGGGTAAAATGCAAATACTAAGTGTTaataaggatgtggagcaactggaactctcagaCATTGTTGCTAGCAGTGCCAACTGactcaaatgttttttaaaacactttagcAGTATTTATAAAAGCTAAATATAGACCTACTCTATTATCCAGAAAATCCACATCTAAgtgtatatccaaaagaaatgtttGCATACTTCAATCAAAATGcatgttcaggggtgcctgggtgactcagtcttgagcatctgactcctgatttcagctcaggtcatgatctcacagttagtaggatcaagccctgtgtcaggctccacgctgacaacatggagcctgcttgagattctctctttccctctctctcttgcccctcccctgcgctctctctctctctctcaaaataaataaataaactttaaaaatccatgtttaaaaatttttgtagaaGCTTTATTAACAATAGGGCTAAAATTgatggataagtggataaagaagatgtgggatagatagataaatagatacatagatagatagacagacatatacaatggagtattactcagcaatcaaaaagaatgaaatcttgccatttgcaactacgcggatggaactaaagggtattatgctaagtgaaattagtcagtcagagaaagacaagtatcatatgacttcatatgaggactttaagagacaaaacagatgaacataagggaagggaagaaaaaataacataaaaacagggagggggacacaacataaaagattcttaaatatggagaacaaacagggttactagagcagttgtgggagaggggatgggctaaatgggtaagggccattaaggaatctacttctgaaatcattgttgcactatatgctaactaacttagatgtaaatttaaaaaataaattaaaaaaaaacaaaaccaataggtCTGAAACTTGACCAGTTCAATTAACAGGCTAAATAGTTGTATATTCACATGATGGAATACCACAtaacaataaaaagtatatatatctgtatatgcaACACTATAGATGAGTATCACAGTCATTATTATGCTGAGATAAAGAAGCCAGAAACCACAGAGTATGTGTTTATGTGAAGTTCAAacataggcaaaactaatctatgataATAAAAGTCAGCAGAGTGGATAAACTCTGGGTAGGGGGGTGGGATTTGAGGGCAGGTAGTATTTACTGGAAAGGAGCAAAAGGAAGCCTTCTAAAGTGGATGGAAATGTTTTACATCGTTATCTAGTCTGTggttacatatacatatgcaaaaattCAATGAGCTATACACTTAAGATCTGCATACTTTGCTATATGAAAGTTAgactacaaaaaaatttaaaggaaggtttctgttttctttcattaccTACATTGTGCCGCATACCCAATACATACCTATTACACCACCCCATGCCTAAATTCTAGGTTCCCTGAATTCAGGTATCTATTTAGTCTCATCTAAAGTATAATTCTCCCCAcgtgtttcttattttctttgcagCAACACTGACCAGAatcaaaaggcaaaactaaacatttatCCACACTTCCCTTATTTCTCACTGGAATAGAACTTTCCTAAGGAAaagttcataaataaaaatatttcctcagcATGGCACTTCTCATTACTTCCCAAAGAAATCTTACCACTAATGGtgagtttacacacacacacacacacatacacacacacacacgcacacacacgcacgcacacacacacacaaattgttcCTTTGATTTTTTATATAATGCTATATTTCTCATTACATAATACTGTGGATTTATGAACTTATCCTGAGATCACCATCCCTTCCCCATGTGCCCCATTAATAGAATATGATGGCTATCTACAATGACTGAAAATTCAATAGCACTTGCCTCTCCTAATAAGTAACAGGTTGGTGCTGCCTTCATAACTAAATGTGTCCGCACAGCTACCTGGTGCTCTGTTACATCCTCCAGACCAGTGTCatttactaaaaatataatttaagccACATTTGTAATTCTCAGCCTTCTAgtagacacatttaaaaaagctaaacaggtaaattcattttaataatatattttatttcatgtaatatatccaaaatgttaCTTCTACATGTAATCAACATAAAAAGTtgcaatgagatattttacagtttttcataTTACTCCTTCAAAGATCCAGTGTGTACTTTACAATTACATTGTACAATTACATGTACTTTACATTATACACTTATAGTATGTCTCAGTTTCAATGCTCAATACCATATATCACTAGTGACTACCATTTTGGATAGTGCAGCACCCAGTTATTTTGGACCACAGCCAAGGTAACCCTTGAAATAAGACTCCAAATTCTTTCTCCGTTAGTCTTGAAATAATATATGACTCCTCTACCACACATCTTTACACCCCATAAAAATAAGTTTCtctcttctggaagttttaaTTCACTAAACTATGTCCGTAGGGCTCCACCCACCAAGTCACTGGTCACCATACTTGCCTCTCTCTGAAATCTAACATACTTTCCACTTACACACTGCAAAATTCATCAAACACTGATCTTGTCATTTTGCCAAGACCAACTCAACAAAATTTTTCACCTCCTACTCTCTtgcaaaatgtgatatattaaaATTATCCTGTGAAAAGTAGCATGAAATTACTGTGaatatattcataatttaaaTGTGCTAGGTCAACCAACATGAGAAATGAAATCTTCCAAGAAAAAGATGAGGGAAGAAAACatggcaaagggaaaaacaaactgGATCGGGATTCAAGCAACGATTTCAGTTCCAGATAGTTTTATGTTCTTGCGCAACATACAAACATTTCTGACTCTGCAAAGTGCAATGTATTATAAAAAGGCGCTAGACCGAATGATTCCTAAGCCCCACTCAGTGTTGAATACTCTGTAATTGCagcaattatttttcataaaataaagaaggaaaaatcgGGGGATTAGGGTAAGGGAGAATCAATCCATTGGGGAAAAAACGTTAAAATTTCCTCTACCATATAGTACAGAAAGAAAGCACTGGTGCTAAGAGTCCTGAATGAAAAAAGTAGtcataacaatagtaataaaatcactccaattaaaaaaaaatccttggatCACTTAtctaaatttctaatatttttttcaagagaaggTTATTCTGCCCACAGTTTTCCTCAGGGCAACTTTGACATCCTTATTCCTCAGACTGTAGATTAATGGGTTGAACATTGGCACAACAATGGTGTAGAACAAGGAAGACACTTTCCCCTGGTCAAGGGGTAAAATAGAAGGTGGCTTGAGGTACATAAAAGCTCCTGatccaaagaaaagagaaactgcaATTATGTGAGAACTGCAGGTACTGAAGGCCTTGGACCTGCCTTCAGTGGAGCTAATGtggaaaatgctagaaataaTGAAACcataagatataaaaatggcaACAATGGGCACCCCAATGCCAATGGTCACAACAATAAAGACAATTAGTACATTTATGTAAGAGCTGTTGCAAGAGAGCTCAAGGAGGGGAAGGATGTCACACATATAGTGATTAACAAGGTTGTCAGAACAAAATGTCAGAAATAATATATTTCCTGTATGGGCCACAGCTCCCAAAATCCCCATCCCATAGACACCCAGCAAAAGGAGTAAACACACCTGAGAAGACACAGTGACCATGTACAGCAGTGGTTTACAGATGGCGACATAACGGTCATATGCCATCGCTGACAGGATGTAGGattcagaaaagacaaaaaagcaaaagaaaaagagctgAGTCATACACCCTGCATAGGAAATGATGTTCTTCTTGGAGACAAAACTCATTAGCATTTTGGGGATGATGGCAGTAGAGAAACTAAAATCTATGAAGGACAAGTTgaagaggaaaaagtacatgggaaTATGAAGGTGAGAATTCAGCGCAATCAGGGTTATCAGGCCCAGGTTCCCCACCACAGTGACCATGTAGAAACctagaaacaggaagaagagggGCATCTGGAGTTCTGGCTCATCTGTTAAGCCTGCGAGGATAAACTCTGTCACAGAGGAGGCATTATCTGCAGCCATTCTCCTCTAGGAGAGTCTGTAAGGGAAAAAGAAGAGTcactgagacaaagagagagaagccacacACCATGGAATTTAAGGGGCTgacatggagaagaaaagaatgggaaCATTTActggcactgttctaaatgttgTGTGGCAttatgattatccccatttcacagatgaggacactggacCTAAGGGACTTGCACAAGTCCTGATGCCACTAAGTTACAGCAGGAGGTGAACTCAGGTGGTCTGGCTCCTGGGGTTTGAGCTTTTACCCACTCTGCTAGAGGACAGACCAGGGCAGGCAGGCACTCACCCTCCTCTGCTTGGAGTCATAGTGCTGTTCTCCCCTGGCTCTCATCCAGCTCTTTCATGGAGACTCAACTGGCCCCGATGAAAAGCAAGTGACAACCCAGAGCTCAGaccctctgcttctgcttctctacTTTGAGGAGCGAGACCTCTAATTTATCTTGCTGTGCTAAAGAACTTGATCTTTGATTGTGGCTTTGCTGCAAGTCTCTTGTCCAAATTCCGGGGATGAGACAGCATCCTTTCCAAATGCCCATGGATAACAAGAGACTAATCTCAGTGACGTAGTTACAGAGACTCCCTCAGGATCACTGCTCCAGAGACCCACTtcccaaaggaagaagaaatgtttgTTTACCCCCCTTGGTAATGCTTGATGTGGCTTTTAAAGACCTGTGGTTACATTTTTTCATTGTGATTACATCTTTTTAAGCTATTAATTATAGCAAAGCATCATGGGAAAAATGCTAATTGCAACCCTGTATTAAGCCCTTACTGTGTACCAAACACCATATCAACCCACTACCCTCGTATGAAGGATCCAAAGCAATGCACAAAGAATTTTACCTCTTTATTCCTCACAACAGCTTTGTATATTAGACCTATAAATATCCACTTTAAAAGTGAGGAACAGCTTGTAGGTTCCAAAAATCTTGAGTCAAATTCTAATCTATCCAACTCGAAACTTCATAGCAGTCAGGGACCTTGCTGGGCTTCTTAAGCAAACACAAAGTACTTGCTGTATGTTACTGAAAACACCCAATTTTGTCTCCAGACACCACTGCTGGCTACTACCACTACTGCACACATTGTCAAAATAGTTCTCGGGaagtgatttcactcatacagaGACTAATAAAGCTTTGTGTGTCAACTTGCGCTCAACACCCCTTACCGGGGGCCCTTATAATAATAAGGAAGACAGATTTCATAcccaagaaagaaatcttgaTCTGGGGAAATTTGAGCTTCAGTGTGCCAATGGATTAAATAGGTTTTTGGGCCTGGGTTAATGACAAAAGTCCTGTTAGGGAAGTTATGAAGTCAAAATACAAAGGCAGAagttcctcttcctccaggaaagTTCTACTAAAACTGCTGTGCACATGCCCATGTACgtttgtgagtgtgtgcacacacatcttTTGATTTACACTTAGAATTAACACATCCCAAAGTAACTCCAGTGAGTCCCAGTCCTTGTTCTCAATCCCATTGCgcaaaagttacaaacagagaaaagcagttcatattaaaatgaaatgaaattaagctCTTCGTGAGAACCAAGTTCAAAGAAGTTAGGGGTTCTCTGAAAGCTCTAGGGGGATTTTGTTGCCTCAGAGACAGTTGCCATGGCAACCTCATTTCCAAATGTATCTTCAACAGAGCTTTTCTAAAGCCATGTTACCTGATGACTTTGTTCCAGTACAGCAGAGAACGAAAAAGCTGTTTGCCTTTTCCACTTGTATAGTACTTTTGCCTTTCAAAAACTTGAATCTCTGAAATGGCTTCCTTCttatatttgtttctaatttaaacTATACATTATAAATGCAACATTATGGAGCATGTGAAgatttacatacattaaaataCCCTTGCATATATGTCTCATGCATGTGCACTGGCTCTCAGGTTTCTAGTAGATCATCAAAGTTGCGCAAGGATGGTCCCAAACCAATCCCTATGTAACATAGGATTCCCAGCTTTAGTAAGAAGCACAAATCTGTCCAGAGAGAAGAGGTGGCAGCTGAGAGGACCCCACGTGAATGAAGTAGCTTTGATTAGCTTCTGACAAAGCAGAAttaaattcatctttcagtaATGATGTGTCTAATAGTTActgttaaattgattttttttttttaagtttttttttatttatttttgggacagagagagacagagcatgaacgggggaggggcagagagggagacacagaatcggaaacaggctccaggctctgagccatcagcccagagcccgacgcggggctcgaactcacggaccgcgagatcgtgacctggctgaagtcgaacgcttaaccgactgcgccacccaggcgccccctgattttttaagtttatttatttattttgaaagagagagagagagcaatcagaggaggggcagagagagaggcagagagagaatctcaaggaggctctgcactgtcagcacagagtccaacgcggggctcaaactcaccaaccatgagatcatgacctgaaccaaagctggacacttaaccaaaggggagccacccaggcacccctacttccttaaattctttttttaagtttacttatttattttgagagaaacagagacagcacaagagcaggaggggcagagagagggggagagagaatcccaagcaggctccacactgccaggacagagcccaacaaggggttcaaactcacaaatagtgagatcatgacttgagccaaaaccaagagtctgacgtttaaccaactgagccacccaggcaacccctacTTCCTTAAATTCTTGATGAACTCATTTGTTTCATGGCTTCCACTATCCCACCATATATATGGCTCTCaaatttgtgtctttatttttcagtgcTCTGTTAAGGTCCTTTCCTGGGTAcccaataggattttttttttttttaattcttttttcaacgtctatttatttttgggacagagcgagacagagcatgaacgggggaggggcagagagagagagagacacagaatcggaagcaggctccaggctccgagccatcagcccagaggccgacgcggggctcgaactcacggaccgcgagatcgtgacctggctgaagtcggacgcttaaccgactgcgccacccaggcgccccccaataggatttttttttctggatatttcaagAGACTGTCCTGTGGTCATCTCTGAGCTCATCGACTACATAAGCATATGTCCCTTCCTCCAAAAGTAGATGTTCTCTCAACCTCTTCATTACTTATCTGAGTATAACCAACGGTGAGAAAGTAGAGAATAGAATTGGTAAAGTTATTCTAAGTCCTGGTTGCTCTAAGACAGTCCCAGTTTATGTCTCTTATCCCCCCCCAAATTATTAGTAATGTTCTCTGTCACTCTGAAATATATCCCAGTTAAATGAGAAGTTTTCAGAGCATAAACTTTGGAATCTGGTGGACTTCAGCATAAATCGTAGTTCTGCATCCAAgtagctgtgtgagcttggaaATTCAACTTTCCttaagtttctaatttttaatcttaaaatgaggaaaagaaccACAACTCAAAGTGTTATTTTCATGAGTAAAAGATGTACCTTCTGGcacaaagaagatacaaaaagcttcttcttcttctcttcttcttcttcttcttcttcttcttcttattattattattattattattatttaaatgatacatatgtatattatttttagagtttcattacataaataaaatttgttatttaCTGTGGTAATAGTAATAACTATATCCACAGATATCCACTATATCTGAAATATAGGTAATTTCAGAATGGGCTAGAACAGAAAGAAACCAGAGGCAGGGAATcaactttaaaacttttacatAAGCTGTATAGACAGCAAAAGATAAACAGTGCCACATATTATGATATTATGGTGAAGTACCAAACAGGATTTCACATCTCAATGgtttgagaaagaacaacagaGAAGAGGCACACATCAAAGGTGGTTCAATTTCCAATCCCTGCCCATgatagaaatgggaaaataaggaGGTGGAAGAGTAAAGAGCTGGATTTTAGACAAGATCATCAAATGCTGGCAGGACTTCCAAACAACGaccagaaagaagaagaaaattgaaaatcagaGATTTAACATAAGAGATTAAGATAAAAATTGAATAGAGGAAACATAGGAACACTGCTTCGGGGAGTACTGTTTAAAGACAGAATAGTTAAGGGCAAAGTGTGAACCTGGTGAAAATGCCAATAAATAAGGGGAGAAGGACACTGACCAACAGAAATGTCAAAAAAACAGCAAGCCTAGCAATTAAGAGCAAGAACTGGAGAAAACAAACCTAGAATTAAACCCCAAGTGTATTCCTTATTTCCTGGGTGAACTTGAGTACTTACCTAACCTAATTAATACTCAGTGTCTTGATCTAAAAATCATAATGATAATACCAAACTTGCAGATATTTGTGAAGATTGAATTATACTCCCATGAATATTCATTTAGTAAACATTAGTTGCCTTTATAAAATGTCACAGAGGTCAAGgtagagaaaattttaagagtaAGGGGTAAATAATGTTACCAAGGGTgcaaggaaaaaagaagtgaaaaacaatCTCGAATTAAGCCATTGTCTTGCAAGtctattcattatttttccatgttaCTCTGACTGTGCTTAGTCTAATACGGCCTTACACTATTCATTATTTCAAGATTATATTCCCAAAACCCCAACTAGATTAAAAGCTTCTTCAAGGAAAATCCTTAATCCTATAGCTTTTGGGTACACTAACACACTCATGATCTATCAGAGTGATGAATACATTATAGATGCTTTTCAAAAACTTGCTGAATGTAATGGGCTTGCATGTTAAGATAGTGCAATGAAAATCCAAATGGCAAACCCATAATTTCAGGGATAGTTTTTTACTATCTGAAATAATTGGTCAGAGATTCTGATAAGCAGACATTTTAtccctaccaaaaaaaaagtcatttaaaccACACATAGTTAGGTTTACTAAAAATAAGCTTGAAGCCTTTAATATGTTGATAATGCTGTCTACACAACAATGCCAGAAGATTTCTGCCTATCAAGGCCATGGTGTTTGTAGAAGAAATTTCCCCCTTTCCTACAGAAGCTGGGAAAGGAAAGTTTGCTAAGTGGCCGAAGTTGCTGCAAAGACTAGTCTGAGAGGTACCAAGCAACTTAAAACTCTCCAAAAC encodes the following:
- the LOC123600864 gene encoding olfactory receptor 8B12-like; amino-acid sequence: MAADNASSVTEFILAGLTDEPELQMPLFFLFLGFYMVTVVGNLGLITLIALNSHLHIPMYFFLFNLSFIDFSFSTAIIPKMLMSFVSKKNIISYAGCMTQLFFFCFFVFSESYILSAMAYDRYVAICKPLLYMVTVSSQVCLLLLLGVYGMGILGAVAHTGNILFLTFCSDNLVNHYMCDILPLLELSCNSSYINVLIVFIVVTIGIGVPIVAIFISYGFIISSIFHISSTEGRSKAFSTCSSHIIAVSLFFGSGAFMYLKPPSILPLDQGKVSSLFYTIVVPMFNPLIYSLRNKDVKVALRKTVGRITFS